In the genome of Enterococcus sp. DIV2402, the window CTGCCATCAAAAATAAAATGAATCCTAACCAGATTAACACCCTCCCATACTCATTTTGCATCATTGTTTCTGCCCATATAATCATGTTCATATCCATTAAACTCACTTTCCTTTTCTGTTTTTATACTATGATCGATAAAAAATAACCGCATCAATAATGATACGGTTAAAAACTCAAATTAATCACATCCCTTGACGGATGTTTCCATACAATTGGATGACGTCAAATATCATCTCAATATAAAACTAACCAGACATCTCTCTATTTTTTAAAGATAAAAAACTTTGACCCTCTTATATCTAAATATGACACTATCATTTTAGCATCTTTTTTTGCACTAAAACCACATAAATACCGCGATAAAACCGCATAATTATTGATAACTAATCAAGTTTCCTTGTTTATAGCTTTCAGCAAATTCAACAAGTGCTTCGGCTTTTAATCGTTCAATAGATCTTAATGAATAGCCTAATTTAGTAGCAATTCCAAGATTAGAAAAATGTTCTGGGGTACAAAACGAATAATAGAGTATCCGTCTGCTAATAAGTTTTAAGGCTAATAATGCTATAATAATTGCGTCACGTTCTCCTTCTGCATCTATCCGTTGTAAAATGACATCTTCAATATGCTTATTGTTTCTACTATTACTACGTGGCATGTCTGTAATAATTGACGAACGAATATCAATTTGTGAACGACCGGCTATCCGTTCTAATCGTCGATAATGCTTCAACACATTTTTTGCATTTTTTCGTGTTTGGTATAAATTAACTTTTTTCGTTAATATCATCTCTAACTTCTCCCATTCTCTAATAGTTATATTTATTTAGTTTAGAGTTTTCTTAAAAATTTTATTGCTTAGTAGAAACTCAAAGTAAGCTACGCACATGTTTGGGAATTTAGAAAATATTTCGCCAAAATATTCAAAAGCATGTGCCATCTATTACTAGCTCTATGAATAATTGTCCTAACATTAACAATAATTAAAATGTCTTGGTTTTATATTGCCTGTTTTTTTAAGTTGATCATTATCTACTTAAAAATCAAAAGATAAAATTACATCCCTTTAATTTTCCGTTCTATCTGTTCAAAAATGAATATTTTTGTTTTTTTTCCTGTTCTGCAATCACAATTGCTAGCCATTTTGTTTCCTCAGCTAGATTGTTCATTTTATTTTTGGCTAAAATAATCACTTGTTTTTCCAGTAATTTGACTAATTCTGATCGTTGCAAATTATTTTCTCTTAATATTGTAAGATATGTTTTTCCATCCATTATTTTTTCCATTCGTTGAAATCAATTGAAAAGTCCATGTAGTGCTTTTTAAAAATAAAAGGTGCTACACCAGTCATTCCTTCTCTATTTTTGGCAATTTCACATCGGATTTTTTCTGAATTGTCTTCCGCTGATAAGAGCATCACACAATTTGCATCTTGTTCTAAACTTCCACTTTCTTTCAAATCAGACATCAACGGACGTTTATCTATTCTAGATTCGACACTACGATTAACTTGTGCTAGCAAAAAAATAGTTATGCCATAATCTGTTGTTAATTTCTTTAATTCTCGAGTAACTTCATTCATAACTTGTCGTTCATTTTTACGATTATCATGAACTGTGATAAGCCCTGCATAATCAATAAATGCAACATAATGTTGCTTATCTACGCGTTTTTTTATAGCATATTTAATATCATTAAGATTTGAATACTCTGACGTATATATTCTTAAATCGTACTCTTGTTTCATTCGTTCGTACGATTGGCGAGCCTTTAACTTATTTTCAAAAGATAAATTATTTTTGCCAATAAATAATAATGAATTAATTCGTGTATCTTTAGACACTAATCGGGTCATTAACTCATTTTGTCTCATTTCAAATGTAAAAAAATCACACGCTACATTTTTATTTTTTTTGAATAGTTGTTCCATGATATTTAAAGCAAATGCTGTTTTTCCTGTAGCTGGACGACCTGCTAACACAATTAATTTACCACCAGTGATTCCTCCACCTAATAAATCATCAACTGGTTGAAAACTTTGTAGTGCTTCATTAGGCTTTTCTAATTGCTCACAAAAATCCATAAACGCCTGATCAAGTCTGCCATCTTGCTTAAGACAATTAATATTACGCTTTTCTTCTAAAAGTCTAGAAAGTTTTTCAGCACTTGTTTGAGACAATGTTGCTGCATACTCCTGTGAAGCCTGTTTCAGCTTATTGTCTAAATAACTATTATGAATTTGTCTTGCATACTCTCTTTCGATTCCTAAATTATCTGCATTATTTCTCAACATTTCTAATTCATTTATAGTTCCTGCACTGAATAAATCAATTGTTCTCATTTCTCTATGAATTTGTTCTATTGTATAGTTCAAGCCCTTTAATTTATTGATAGCTTCAACTACTAATTGAAAATATTTATTTGTAAACCATTCAGAATCTAAGTCAATATTTGTAATAATCGAAGGATGGTTTAATAATTCAGCAACCAAACTCATTTCAAAATTATTGTTCTCCATAGACTTTCCTCAATTCCTCTTGCGTTCGTTGATACTCATTATTATTTTGTTCTACAGGAGCTTGATATTCATTCAAATATTCATCAAACTTATTTCCAAAGAGGGTTTGTGGTCTCAGGTATTTGTTCATTTCATTGCTACTCAACCACTGTGCACTTTTAATGTCGATTACCTTAACGAAATCATTTAATCGTTGGCCTTCATTCCATCTTGATTTGATTAGATCTTTCCATTTCTGAGTAATCTTATATTTTTTTCCTGTTTTATTATTCAAATAGTCAATAACCGATTTGTAAGGAATGTATTCTAATTTATCAATATTAGACACATTATTAGATGTATTATTAATAACTATACTATTATCTGGCACCTTTTGATTCCTAGGGATAGGTACTTTTTCTTCCCTGGATTGGGTACTTATTGTTACCCACCTCATTGCAATTTCTTTGCTACCAGCTTTATACTTATAATTTCTTTGAATATAACCATTATCTTCTAACGATTTCAGCCATTTCTTAATAGTTTTTTTATCAACAGTGTATAACTTTGCAAAATAATCATTACTTGCCCAACAATACCCTTTTTCATTACACAAAGCTGTAATTTCTCCATAAAGTAGTTTGGCATTAGGTATAAGTTTTTTATCATATCTTACATTTGCTGGAATTATAGCGTAGTAATTGGGATGTGAATCCATTTATGTCACTCCTTATATTTAATTTATTTGTTTTTTATCACTTCTAATTCTTTTAATACTGTTTCAATTGAGTCGATTTGCTTTTTGGGTTTGCGATTCCCATTCATAATATCGGACATATACACTTCTGAAATATTAATTTTTTTAGCTAACCATTTCTGACTCTTTTCATATTTCGCTAAAGCAACCCGGACTTTCATAATAAACTCTTGTGACATACTTACACCTCCTACGATTTATTAGCTAATACAACTATTGCTTTCATTGACAAAAAGTATCGAATACTGTACTATCAATTTATAGCTAAATAAGCATAGAGTTTCTCTATAAAATTAACATTTCTACGCTTTTCAGACTCGAATTGGTTCTTTTATTAGATATTTTTCCTATACTATTTAGCATATTGAATTAGCTTACAAGATTATGATATATCGAATACGATACTTTGTCAATTAAAAATGTATTTAATTCGATACTTTGTTAAAAGATTTTATTTCGGGAGGGATAGGAATGTCTGAAATATTGTTTAATCGTATCAAAGAGACTGCAAAACGAAAAAAAAATATGAATGTAAAAGAAGTCGGCCTTCAATTGAAAATTGGGGAAAATGCGATTTATTCATGGAAAAAAAGTAATCCTAGTATAGATAAAGTAGAAAAAGTATCAGATTTCCTAAATGTGTCTACGGATTATCTTCTAGGACGCACAGATAATCCTTCTGTTTTATCAGATGAACAAAAAAGAGAACAGACCGTCGAAGAAGCGTTACAATCAGTGATGAGTTACGACGGTAAAGAAGTCACTGAAAATGATCGAGAGATATTAAAAAGTATTATCGAAGCGTATTTGGATAAAAAGTAGGTGTTAGATTTGGATAGTCGAATTACTCGGATTATTAAAGAACTAGATGTAACTATTGTCTATCGTTATGATATAGATAAACCAGGCTATTATATTCCTGTTTTAAATACAATCATTTTATATAGTGGATTAAATGAATTAGAAGAAGCCTGTGTATTATTACATGAATTGGGTCATGCAGCAGAGCATCAAAAAAACTATATTTTATACAATCAAACTGCTGCTCTTCATTCTAAAATGGAAACAGAAGCTGAACATTTCATGGTGAAAAAAGTATTAGATTTTTACTTAGAGGATCCTACGTTACAACCAGAAAATTTTAACGCCATTAGATTTTTGGAAAATAATGATTTGAGTCTCGAGCATGAATTCTATGTAAAAGAAGTCTTAGCTTCCTATATAACTCATACCAAATTTGCATAAAAGACTCTAATGATTTACTCAAAACGAGATTAAAAGGACCAGTTTAGTCATTTTAATCTCGTTTTTTAAGATATATTGTATCTTTTGTAATTCATCATTAAAACTATTAAACTAGTCATATAAGCATTATTAATTAAATTAACAGGAGGATAAGTAATGAATGATAAAACAGTTGTCTTAAATGGAGATGTTGTAAACTACGATGGTCGTATTGATTTTTCAACAATTGCGTCTGAAGTAATTATATACGATGAAACACCGGAAGATAAAATTGTCGAACGTGTTCAAGATTGTGCTATTGTTGTCACCAAAGAAATGAAAATGAGCAAAGACATTATTCAACGTCTTCCTGACAGCGTAAAAATGATTTGTGAAGCAGGAACAGGTTACAATAATATTGATTTAGATGCTGTCCGTGAAAAAGAAATTATTTTATGTAATATTCCCGCGTACAGTAGTGAACGAGTAGCACAAACTGCGGTTATGTTTATTTTAAACTTAGCAAGTTCTATCCAAAAACAAATTCGAATGCTTGCAGCAGGAAACCACGATAATTTCCATAAACATTTAATGGTCGATCATGTAGAAGTGAATGGGAAAACTTTAGGTTTAATCGGTTATGGTCATGTTGCAAAAGAAATCATCAAAATCGCTCAAGCTTTAGGAATGAAAATTTTAGTCTCGACTAGAACTCCTCGAGAAGATCAACATGGGATTCACTTTACAACGAATGAAGAAATTTTTAAACAAAGCGATTTTATCTCACTTAATTGTCCTTTAAACGAATCTACGAAACATATGATTAATACAAAAACGTTGGCAATGATGAAATCGACAGCTTATCTAATCAATACGGCACGTGGTGGGCTTATTGATGAAAAAGCCCTCATTCATGCGTTGCAAAATAAAGTCATCGCTGGTGCAGGATTAGATGTACAAGAAGTTGAACCATTAGATGATGCTAGTCCATTATATACAATGGATAATGTAATAATTACTCCCCATATAGGATGGCGAGGATTAGAAACTAGACAACGTTTATTGTCTATCTTACGCGAAAATATCCATGCTTTTTCTGAAGGCAAACCCATTAATAGAGTAGATTAACTCTTCGCGTTTAAATGATTGTTCAAAAAAGCCCGCTAACTTTTGTTGCATTCAAAGTTAGCAGGCTTTTTATGTTATTTATTATGCTGCTCCAAATAATCTTTTATCGCTTATTACTCATTTGTTTGAAATTTGAATCACTGCCATTTTTATTATTAAATAATGTATTTTTTGAAAATAAAAAATAAAAGTGCATAAACACTCCTTCTTAAGGTGAAATGGATGCGTTTTTCTTTTATAATAAAACGTAAGCGGATTCATTCCACCTTTTTATTTCCCTCTCTACCTTATCTACACCTGTTCTCAAATATTGCTTTTGAATAAAGAAAGGAAGAAAAATTATGAAAATAGTCATATTAGATGCTTATGCAACGAATCCTGGCGATTTCAGTTGGGATAACTTACGTGAATTTGGAGAATTAACCATCTATGATCGCAGTAACTCCGATCAATTAATTGAACGTATTGGTGATGCCAAAGCTGTGATTATTAGTAAAGTGCAATTAAGTCGAGCTATTCTTGAAGCATGCCCCAAACTCAAATATATCGGATTATTATCAACTGGTTATAATGTTGTAGATATCACAGCAGCAAAAGAGTTAGGAATTGTTGTTTCAAACATTCCTACGTATGGGACAGATTCCGTAGCACAATTTACCATGGGACTATTACTTGAGTTATGCCATCAAATCGGTTATCATTCTGAAACGGTGAAACAAGGTGAATGGCAAAACTGTATTGATTGGTGTTATTGGAAAACACCCCAATATGAACTACTTAATAAAACCTTAGGAATCATAGGACTCGGAAGAATTGGTCAGCGCTTCGCAGAAATGGCTTCTGCATTCGGTATGAGACTTATTGCTCATGATGATTTTATCGATCCCAAACTACATCCAACAATTGAAATGGTCACGCTTGAAGAACTCTACCAACAATCGGACGTCATTGCATTATTTGTTCCCTTATTACCAACAACTCAAGGAATGATTAATAAACATTCGATTGCGAAAATGAAAGATGGCGTATTGATTCTTAATAGTGCTCGCGGACCTTTAATTGTTGAAGAAGATCTTACACAAGCGTTGGAAAAAGGCAAAATTGGTGGAGCTGCACTTGACGTTGTTTCGACTGAACCCATTCGTGCAGATAATCCACTCTTAAAAGCACCAAATATTATCCTTACGCCACATATAGCATGGGCTACTAAAGAAGCTAGAACGAGTCTAATGAACACCGCCTATACTAATTTAAAAGCTTTTTCTGAAGGTCAACCAGTAAATAATGTTGCTGAGTAACCCATTGAATGTTCTTTTTGATAATACATTAAATGCAACTTTAAACATTCTGTGAGAAGAATCTTTAAAGTTGCTTGTTTGATTCGTTAATCCATTTCAATCAGTCCACTATACTGTAACTTTCAAGTAAATTCCCAGTGTTTTTTTCATAGATTATCTTTTGAATTATTTTTGATTAGTAGACAGTCTAATGATTCTCTGGTTAAAAAGCCATGACTCATCGATTTTTTTATTTTTTCTATAGTATTTCCCATGTGTATCAATTGCTACATGCCATTCTCGACATAGATTGTGAGGTACATGATCTGCTAAATGATTAAATTCTTTTCTCATTTCATCATAAGTTTGAAAACTTCCAAATCTTAATCTTGTAAATAAGCGCATTGCATATTGGTTACAAATAAAAACATTACGTTCAAAATGTATAGTAGCATCACATCTGCCGTCTCTGGACCAATACCTTTAATCGCTAATAATTCTTTGCGTAGTTTATCGGTAGAAAAATCTGTGAATTTATCTAAATCTGCCTCATTGCTTATAAACCAAGAGACTAATTCTTTGATTTAAACACTTTTTTGTCTGTAAAATTCTGCTGGGAAAATTAAGGTTTGAAGCATTTCAATCCCCATATCTTGTAATACTTCAATAGTCAAAAATTCTTCCAGATTAGATAGTACTTTTTTAGCATTTTTTTCCATAGTCTGCTGTATAAGAATCATTGATAGCAAATCTGCAAGACGAGTTTCATTTTCCCACTAGTGTTGAAAGTCATATTTAGAAACTAAGTTGTTTAATATGTGAATTTTTCTTTATTTGTGCTCATCTTTATTCCTCTCTCAAATATTTTTTCTTCACGATAAAACACTACTACTGAAAAAAGCCTCAAAAATAATATAATGGAAATGAAAAAAATGCTGTATTTTCCAACCAGTGAAAAGTTATTCGGTAATGGTGGCTATGGCAATAGTCGAAGTTACTGCTAAACGAATACCAATAAAAATAACTTTTGTAGCAAATGGTAGCTGTATTTTGAAAAAAACTTGTTTGTCAGTCATTCCCACACCAATAGCTGATTCGGATAGAGTGACGATTTTAAATGCTTTGTCAAATAAATGTCTTGGTATAACCTAGACCCTCGTTTTCTTTATCTTTTTGTCTAATTTATTATACCAAGTTCACCCACGCCAGAAACACCGAAATAAAGCTGTGTTTTAAGAGAAAAAGCAAATTTTTTGTTCTGATCTACTATCTTCTTTTTTTTTATTCTGATTTTTTTCTTCTTCTCTGGCCTGCTTAAAAATCTCTTCTTTTTGTTTTTTGTAATTGTCCTGACGTTCTGCATAAACTTTTTCTTTTGTATTTTCTTTACTCATATTTCGTCCCTCCCTAATTTGATTATTCAAAGCCCTAGATAAATCTTTTGAATTTGTAAATCTTTCAATAACTCCTGACCAGTCCCAGAAATAGCCGTCTCTCCATTGGCAATAACATAAGCATAATCGGAAAATGTCAATGTTTTTTCTGCATTCTGCTCGACAATCAAAATTGAGATTCCCTGTCTATTGATGTCTTTAATGAATTCAAATATCTCATTTACTAATTTAGGCATAATTCCCAAACTCGGTTCATCTAAAATTAAAAGTTTAGGACTGCTCATGAGAGCTCTTCCGATAGCTACCATTTGCTGTTCACCACCAGAAAGTGTGCCAGCTAACTGATTTCCGCGTTCCTTCAGCTGAGGAAATATATTAAAGATATTATTTAAAATCTCTTGTTTTTTTACACGATCGGAAATAGTGTATCCACCCAGCATCAAATTTTCTAGCACTGTCATTTTAGGAAATAAATGTCTTCCTTCAGGAACCATCGCAATTCCCATCTTAACTAAGTCATGTGTCGCAACATTATTTAAACTCTTTCCCTCGTACTCAATAACTCCTTTACTCTTTGAAACAACGCCCATCAAAGAACGTAAAATCGTTGTTTTTCCGGAACCATTTGATCCTAACAAAGCCACGATTTGTCCTTTACTTACTTGCATAGACACATTCCTAATGACATCAATACCATCATACCCAGCACTTAAGTTTTCAATTTTTAACATGAAAGTCTCCTCCTAGGTACGCACTTATAACTTCTGGATGTGAAGTCACTTCTTCAGGTGAACCTTCCATAATTTTTTTTCCTGAAGCTATGACAATAACCTTTTCTGATACTTTCATAATTACTTCCATCACATGTTCAATCATCAAAATTGTGATTCCTGATTCGTTGATTGCATGTATCAGTTGAATCGCTGCCTGACGCTCAGTTCCATTTAGTCCTGCCATCGTCTCATCTAGCAAGAGTAGCTTTGGTTCTCCTGCTAAAGCTCGAGCAATCTCTAATCTTTTTTTTTGCATAACATTCAAAGTTTCAACAAACTTTTCATTCAAATGACCTAATCCACAAAATGTTGAAATATTTTCTGCAAGTTCTCTTGCGTCACTGATTTTTTTATTTTTTGCCAGTCCACCAACCAAAATATTGTCCAGAACTGTCATCCCCTCCATCGGTTTAGGAATCTGGAATGTACGGCCTATTCCATAGTTGATTGCCTGATGAGCTTTGATTTTTGTAATATCATGTCCTTCAAAAAAAATACGACCTGAAGTTACCATTTGTGAACGACTAATCGAATTGAATAATGTTGTTTTTCCTGCACCGTTTGGCCCTACGATTCCCACGATCGTTCCTTTTTCTATTTCAAAGGAGATATCTTCATTCGCAACTAATCCACCGAATTTCTTGGTAAGTTTTTTTACTTTAAGCAAACTAGTCATGGCTTTTTCTCTCCTTTTTGTAAAATTTATTAAATCGAATAGAAAGCAGTCCTTTGGGTAAAAACAACACAATCAGAATAACCAGAACTCCATATACCACAAAATTCATTCCATTGATATGAACAAATAAAGAACGTGAATATTCATTGATGAATGTCATTAAAAACGCTCCTAGCACAGGGCCCCAGACAGTTCCGATTCCACCCATCACACAGACTAAAACAATCAGCATACTTGTGGACAACGGAAGTAGCATCATTGGATCAATATATTGGATATACTGTGCATAGAGCGCACCACCGATACTAACAACTGCTGCACTCAACATGTATGCAATACTTTTATATTTTGTCGTGTTGATCCCTACACTTTGTGCGGATTCAGGATTAGCTTTGATTGCCTGGCAATAAAAACCAAAACGGGTATTTTCCAGTGCTTTACTTAAAAGAACCATTAAGGCAAAAAAGATAAGACAAACATAATAGAATGGATGTTTAGCAACAAACTGTAGTGTAAAGAAACTAGACATGTTTTTTTCTAAAAATGTGACGCCTGTAGCCCCTCCGATTAAACCCCAGTTTAGAAAAATAATTCGAGCAGATTCGACAATTGCCATCGTTGCAATAGCAAAATAATGTCCACTCAAGCGGAGCAAAGGCATTCCGATTACAAAAGCAACAAGTGCTGAAACTGCTGCACCTATCCACATAGAGATCCAGGGGGTGATCGAGAACCATTTTAAAAGCAATGCTCCTGTATAAGCCCCTATTGCAAAATACAAAGCGTGTCCATTCGAAACTTGACCAGTATACCCTCCTATAAAATTCCAGCCAATTCCCATAATAGACCAAATAAGGCACAAGATAAGAACATTTACGGTGAATGGGCGCTGAATAAATATTGGGACAATGACCAGAACTGCTATAACACTGAAAAAAGTCATCAAAAATCGTTTGTCAAACAACTGATTCTTTTTCATACACATCTATCACCTTCCAAATAAGCCTTTGGGTTTCCACGAGACGATTATTATAAATAACATGCAAATGGCTAAGTATTTGTAAGAAACACTCAAATATGTCCCAGTAAATAAATCGATGAATCCCATCAGTAATCCGCCTAAAAATGCCCCTATGATACTGCCAAATCCACCGATACATACAGCAATAAATCCAAAAATAAGAAACGGCGCGCCAACTGTAGGGTTGATATAATAAAAATAAGTCAAGGCACATCCTGCTATACCAGCAATAGATGCAGACAATCCAAAAGCGATCATATAAGCTCTGTTTGTATTGATACCAATCAGTTCTGCAGCCATTTTATCTTGAGCCGTAGCACTTATCGCATTACCTAGCGTTGTTTTTTTCATGAACCAAAACAGTAAAGTCGTTACAACTATACAAATAACTAATGGAACTAGTTTTTGCTTACTGATCGTCAATACGCCTAAGTCTATTGACCCCTGCACCAAAAGATTTGGAATATTTTTGTATTGTCCTCCAGCCAACATCAACATGCCATTAGTTAGTACAAGCCCTAAAGAGAACGTTACCAACCGCTGAGAGAGAAGTGGTCCTTTTAGCGCCTTTTTTATCAATAAAAGATAGATCATTACACCAAAGAAAAACATCACCACAGCCACAATTGGTATAGAAAGGAGCGGATCTAATTTTAATGATTGATTAAGATAAAATGCTAGATACATGGAAATCATCATAAATTCACCTTGAGAGAAACTTAAAATATTCATCACGCCCCAAACTAAGGCAATACCCATCGCAATCAAAGCATAAATTGCTCCCATCACCAGCCCTTCAAACAATACTTGCACAAACATTTTTGTGTTCCTCCAATCATCTCTTTCGTTCTCGCCAATTAGGTGAAGGATAAATCTCTTTCTGCATAGACAAAGCTTCAGGATATACTGTAACCATTTCCATATCTTGTACTTGGACAATTATTGCTGAAGCTAATTGATTTTGCCCTGTTTCATCATACTGATATCCTAATAGCCCTGAAGGATCCTCTTCTTTTGCCACATCCAATCCTTTCCTCATTTCCGCTCTAATTGCATCCGATTCTGTACTACCTGCCTGATTTGCAGCTATCGCTAGCAGATAGGCATTCCATCCAACTGCCATCACATCACCGATAAGCTCTGTTCCATCTGAATATTCCTGAAAAGCTTCCGCTAAATCCTGAGCTGCCTGATTATCCATATCTGTGTTCCATCGAGCCGTGGAAAAAACATAATTTGCATCTTCACCTAGGTTTTTTACAAAGTCGCTAGATGCAAAGCCACCTCTTTGCCCAAATAAAACAGATGGAAAATAGTCTTGTTCTCTGAATGTCGACATAAACAACAAGGCATCTGCAATATAAGAGCTCATAATCACTGCGTCTGGTTTTGCTTGTCGGATACGCAAAACCTCAGATGTGACGTTTGATGCGAGTGCACTATAAGAAATATCTTCTACTAGCTCAAAATCATATTCGTTCAGCCATTTCCGTTCAATCAAAGCAATATTTGCACCAAACTCAGAATCTTCACTAACCAGAGCTACTGTATTGATTGGTTTATCAGACGCGTTCGAGATTTCTCGAAGATACGAAAAGGTATCCTCAATAAACGTATCATCTCCTGGATAAGTCCTACCAAAATACTCATAGCCTGCATCTGTCAGTGTTTCTGAAGTTCCTTCACCTAATAAAACAACTTCGTATCTTTCAGCAGGTACCATAATAGTTTTTGTGGATGAACTGGACAGTAAACCTGTCAGCCCAATAACATTTTCCTCCGTGATTAGTCGTTCGGCTTCTACCATGGCAATATCAGGTGTACTACTGTCACCAATCACAAAACGTATTTTAACTCCATTTAGATTGGGAAGTCCAATTCCTTCATGAAACGGCAAACTAAGATCTGAAGGTCTATTAACCACATCTTCAATCAATTCAAGTAATTGCGTTACTTCTTTTCCAGCTTGTGTCTGTGCCCCATTCAAGGGAACTAGTACACCTATCGACACTTCATTTTTTTCTTCTGTATTTTTTTCAACACTACACGCAGTGTTGAAAAAAAGTAAAAAGAGAAACATTAATATCCAAATTTTTCGCTTTTTTAACACCATATTTATCACCTTAAACTTCTTGTACTGCTTCGTCACGATAGAATAGAGAAGAGGACACTCTTATATAGATATGTACAGCCGTTCTACAATCTCACACTGTATGTCTTTACATAAATCAAAGAGAAGAGTGGTTATATTAATCTGTATACTGAATGTCCTCTAAACAATTTACATTTTTGAAAAAAATTTAACTATTATTTGTATGCGACAATTCTAGTGGCTTCTTCAATTTCTTTCTCCATAATCGACCATGCTTTTTCAAGATTTGCATCTTTATTCCATAAAGCTGGAGGTCCTAATACAACGATATCTGCACCTGCATCATACAATCCTGCATACAAATTTTTGTTCATCGAACCATCA includes:
- a CDS encoding branched-chain amino acid ABC transporter permease, producing MKKNQLFDKRFLMTFFSVIAVLVIVPIFIQRPFTVNVLILCLIWSIMGIGWNFIGGYTGQVSNGHALYFAIGAYTGALLLKWFSITPWISMWIGAAVSALVAFVIGMPLLRLSGHYFAIATMAIVESARIIFLNWGLIGGATGVTFLEKNMSSFFTLQFVAKHPFYYVCLIFFALMVLLSKALENTRFGFYCQAIKANPESAQSVGINTTKYKSIAYMLSAAVVSIGGALYAQYIQYIDPMMLLPLSTSMLIVLVCVMGGIGTVWGPVLGAFLMTFINEYSRSLFVHINGMNFVVYGVLVILIVLFLPKGLLSIRFNKFYKKERKSHD
- a CDS encoding branched-chain amino acid ABC transporter permease; this encodes MFVQVLFEGLVMGAIYALIAMGIALVWGVMNILSFSQGEFMMISMYLAFYLNQSLKLDPLLSIPIVAVVMFFFGVMIYLLLIKKALKGPLLSQRLVTFSLGLVLTNGMLMLAGGQYKNIPNLLVQGSIDLGVLTISKQKLVPLVICIVVTTLLFWFMKKTTLGNAISATAQDKMAAELIGINTNRAYMIAFGLSASIAGIAGCALTYFYYINPTVGAPFLIFGFIAVCIGGFGSIIGAFLGGLLMGFIDLFTGTYLSVSYKYLAICMLFIIIVSWKPKGLFGR
- a CDS encoding ABC transporter substrate-binding protein yields the protein MVLKKRKIWILMFLFLLFFNTACSVEKNTEEKNEVSIGVLVPLNGAQTQAGKEVTQLLELIEDVVNRPSDLSLPFHEGIGLPNLNGVKIRFVIGDSSTPDIAMVEAERLITEENVIGLTGLLSSSSTKTIMVPAERYEVVLLGEGTSETLTDAGYEYFGRTYPGDDTFIEDTFSYLREISNASDKPINTVALVSEDSEFGANIALIERKWLNEYDFELVEDISYSALASNVTSEVLRIRQAKPDAVIMSSYIADALLFMSTFREQDYFPSVLFGQRGGFASSDFVKNLGEDANYVFSTARWNTDMDNQAAQDLAEAFQEYSDGTELIGDVMAVGWNAYLLAIAANQAGSTESDAIRAEMRKGLDVAKEEDPSGLLGYQYDETGQNQLASAIIVQVQDMEMVTVYPEALSMQKEIYPSPNWRERKR